One genomic region from Anaerolineae bacterium encodes:
- a CDS encoding NAD(P)H-dependent oxidoreductase subunit E, which translates to MSRLMELYPDEVQAILAKYPPEHKRSAVMPLLYLAQRERGYITMAHMEDIADLLDITPAEVASVVGFYTLFHDKPAGKVRLQVCTDVACALRGADEFLRQVCEALGIKPGETTPDGLVTIEEVMCLGACDRAPVFQTQTGEGLTYHEHMTVEATLELIEAWRREQNEQQG; encoded by the coding sequence GTGAGCCGCTTGATGGAGTTGTATCCCGACGAAGTGCAGGCCATTCTGGCCAAGTACCCGCCGGAGCATAAGCGTTCTGCGGTGATGCCCCTGCTCTATCTGGCGCAGCGGGAGCGGGGCTACATCACTATGGCCCACATGGAGGACATCGCCGACCTACTGGACATCACCCCGGCTGAGGTGGCTTCGGTGGTGGGGTTCTACACCCTGTTCCACGACAAACCGGCGGGCAAGGTGCGCCTGCAGGTGTGCACAGATGTGGCCTGTGCCTTGCGCGGCGCCGATGAGTTTCTGCGCCAGGTTTGCGAGGCCCTGGGGATTAAGCCCGGCGAAACCACGCCCGACGGCCTGGTGACCATTGAAGAGGTCATGTGCCTGGGCGCCTGCGATCGGGCGCCGGTGTTTCAAACCCAAACCGGCGAAGGGCTGACTTACCACGAGCACATGACGGTTGAGGCGACGCTGGAATTGATCGAAGCGTGGCGCCGCGAGCAAAACGAGCAGCAAGGATAA